In Dolichospermum flos-aquae CCAP 1403/13F, the following proteins share a genomic window:
- the metK gene encoding methionine adenosyltransferase has product MSRRYLFTSESVTEGHPDKICDQISDTIIDALLAEDPNSRVAAEVVVNTGLVLITGEITTKAHVNYVHLARKKIAEIGYTDAGNGFSADSASVLIALDEQSADIAQGVNTAKEARTEDSEELFDKIGAGDQGIMFGFACNETPELMPLPISLAHRIARRLAGVRKAGILPYLRPDGKTQVTIVYEDGKPVGIDTILISTQHTATIGDITDDAGVQAKIKADLWTEVVEPIFGDIAIKPSEETKFLVNPTGKFVIGGPQGDSGLTGRKIIVDTYGGYSRHGGGAFSGKDPTKVDRSAAYAARYAAKNIVAAGLAEKCEVQLSYAIGVARPVSIFVDTFGTGKVDDEILLNLVKENFELRPAGIIHVFNLRNLPSERGGRFYQDVAAYGHLGRTDLDLPWEHTDKVDVLKKAAFA; this is encoded by the coding sequence TTGTCTCGACGCTATTTATTTACTTCCGAGTCAGTTACAGAAGGTCATCCAGATAAAATTTGTGATCAAATCTCGGATACCATCATTGACGCGCTATTAGCAGAAGACCCTAATAGCCGTGTAGCAGCAGAAGTTGTAGTTAATACTGGTTTGGTGCTAATTACTGGAGAAATTACCACTAAAGCTCATGTCAATTATGTCCATCTTGCCCGTAAAAAAATTGCGGAAATTGGCTATACTGACGCTGGTAACGGCTTTTCTGCGGATAGCGCTAGTGTTCTAATTGCCTTGGATGAACAGTCAGCGGATATTGCTCAAGGTGTAAATACTGCTAAAGAAGCCAGAACCGAGGATAGTGAAGAACTATTCGATAAAATCGGCGCTGGTGATCAAGGGATCATGTTTGGTTTTGCTTGTAACGAAACCCCAGAACTGATGCCTTTACCCATCAGTTTAGCACACCGCATTGCCCGAAGATTGGCAGGAGTTCGCAAAGCTGGTATTCTCCCTTACCTGCGTCCTGATGGTAAAACCCAAGTTACCATTGTTTATGAAGATGGCAAACCTGTAGGCATTGACACCATCTTAATTTCTACCCAACATACAGCTACCATTGGGGATATTACCGATGATGCTGGGGTACAGGCTAAGATTAAGGCTGACCTGTGGACAGAAGTAGTAGAACCTATATTTGGTGATATTGCTATCAAACCAAGTGAGGAAACCAAGTTTTTAGTTAACCCCACTGGTAAGTTTGTCATTGGTGGACCCCAAGGAGATTCCGGTTTAACAGGACGGAAAATCATTGTTGATACCTACGGTGGTTATTCTCGACATGGTGGTGGTGCATTCTCCGGTAAAGACCCCACGAAAGTAGATCGTTCTGCGGCTTATGCGGCTCGTTATGCAGCAAAAAATATTGTTGCGGCTGGGTTAGCAGAAAAATGTGAAGTGCAGCTAAGTTACGCCATTGGTGTAGCGCGTCCTGTCAGTATCTTTGTTGATACTTTCGGTACAGGTAAAGTGGATGATGAAATTCTGTTGAACTTAGTCAAAGAAAACTTTGAACTCCGTCCAGCGGGAATTATCCATGTGTTCAATTTACGTAACTTACCAAGTGAAAGAGGCGGACGTTTTTATCAGGACGTTGCAGCTTATGGTCATTTAGGAAGAACTGATTTGGATTTACCTTGGGAACACACTGATAAAGTGGATGTATTAAAGAAAGCGGCGTTTGCTTAA
- a CDS encoding type II toxin-antitoxin system HicA family toxin yields MSRLPIVNYKTLNQLLIKLGFSVVRQKGSHVFYRHSDGRTTTVPNHQGRDLARPLLREILKEIELTVDNFNEHLPPLSAIKAKPCSPPPCPEKCTISGL; encoded by the coding sequence ATGAGTCGCTTACCTATTGTTAACTATAAAACGCTGAATCAACTTTTAATAAAGTTGGGTTTTTCCGTAGTTAGACAAAAAGGAAGTCATGTCTTTTATCGTCATTCTGATGGAAGAACAACAACTGTACCTAATCATCAAGGGAGAGATTTAGCAAGACCACTGTTAAGAGAAATTTTAAAAGAAATTGAATTAACTGTTGATAATTTTAATGAACACTTACCTCCATTATCTGCCATTAAAGCTAAACCCTGTTCTCCTCCACCATGTCCTGAGAAATGCACAATATCTGGCTTATGA
- a CDS encoding rhodanese-like domain-containing protein, translating to MSIDLVADVNDLKTSLQWGQPAFTIIDVRDRSTYNHSRITGAISIPLNDLESRAQISLYRERQIYVYGENDSQSAQAVRTLQFLGFTTVAELGGGLSAWKSIGGATEGVEG from the coding sequence ATGAGTATTGATTTAGTTGCTGATGTTAATGACTTAAAGACAAGTCTTCAATGGGGTCAACCTGCTTTTACAATTATTGATGTGCGCGATCGCTCAACATACAATCATAGCCGCATCACAGGAGCGATTTCTATCCCCCTCAATGACTTAGAATCTCGCGCCCAAATATCCCTCTACAGAGAACGCCAAATCTATGTTTATGGCGAAAATGACAGCCAATCAGCCCAAGCTGTGAGAACCTTACAATTCCTCGGTTTTACCACAGTAGCTGAACTGGGCGGTGGCTTATCAGCCTGGAAATCCATTGGTGGTGCTACAGAAGGCGTAGAGGGTTAA
- a CDS encoding WD40 repeat domain-containing protein, with amino-acid sequence MSNEIPNSNFLTGIKLQHTLSCHKEINIIAWSPDGKIIAAGYNDKIIRLWDAQKGKVSQTLKGHSAEVYGLAWSPNGRMLASASADQTIRLWDLKTSKLHRLLKGHSGQVWSLAWSPDGQVLASAGDDEIVRLWDVWTGRPLQKLKDPRLQVNCVAWSNNGQILALGGGDGILWIWDERNQELRRMQKEHPDVIYSTAWSPNGQILASSGDSPTQPGDFTIKIWNWETGEQIKVLKGHTKAIYSVSFSADGRLFASLSGDGSIRVWHSDTWDLVAVIKEDGSAISGLAFHPQKSVLASVCEQNMAIRVWDIEVDFLLGKIQNQNDNSAKELGITDKIELSYESQITSDLHHDIQEKKDFISDVNYPNILNKDDKILIFTSDLSHPQEVLSSLTIEKACTNESINPINENETIQDNHSAKLLENLLQIPPGREHWRQYEDICIKILNYAFIPPLLLPKIQFKSEDGLDRLDAIYPISSGDPIWGRIQIQFKTRYVVTEFKNYVNPPDQKAVESLSQYLYIPGLRSFGILCSRKKASDSALKARRRAWLDANKLIVMLCDQDMQEILSLKANDQNPAQVIDSQIDDFFMHLCP; translated from the coding sequence ATGTCAAACGAAATCCCTAATAGCAACTTCCTCACCGGAATAAAACTTCAACATACACTCTCCTGTCACAAAGAAATAAACATAATTGCATGGTCACCCGATGGCAAAATTATAGCTGCTGGCTATAACGACAAAATTATCAGACTTTGGGATGCACAGAAGGGAAAAGTAAGTCAAACACTTAAAGGACACTCAGCCGAAGTATATGGTTTAGCTTGGTCACCAAATGGACGGATGTTGGCTTCAGCTTCAGCAGATCAAACTATTAGGCTATGGGATTTAAAGACTAGTAAATTGCATCGTCTTCTTAAAGGACATTCTGGTCAAGTCTGGAGTTTAGCATGGTCACCGGATGGACAGGTACTCGCTTCGGCTGGAGATGATGAAATAGTTAGACTTTGGGATGTTTGGACTGGGAGACCTCTGCAAAAACTTAAAGATCCAAGGCTTCAGGTTAACTGTGTAGCTTGGTCAAATAATGGACAAATACTTGCTTTAGGGGGAGGTGATGGCATTCTTTGGATATGGGACGAACGAAACCAAGAACTCCGCAGAATGCAAAAAGAACACCCTGATGTCATTTACAGTACAGCATGGTCACCAAATGGACAGATACTAGCTTCGTCTGGTGATTCACCAACTCAACCCGGTGACTTCACAATCAAAATCTGGAATTGGGAAACAGGAGAACAAATCAAAGTTCTTAAAGGTCATACAAAAGCAATATACTCTGTTTCTTTCTCAGCAGATGGTCGTCTTTTTGCATCTCTGTCTGGAGATGGTAGCATTCGGGTTTGGCATTCTGACACATGGGATCTAGTAGCAGTTATTAAAGAAGATGGAAGTGCAATTTCTGGTCTAGCATTTCATCCGCAAAAGTCTGTACTAGCTTCAGTTTGTGAACAAAATATGGCTATTCGTGTCTGGGATATAGAAGTTGATTTTCTTTTAGGTAAAATCCAAAATCAAAATGATAATAGTGCAAAAGAACTTGGCATTACTGACAAAATAGAATTATCTTATGAATCTCAGATAACCTCAGATTTACATCATGATATACAAGAGAAAAAAGACTTTATTTCTGATGTTAATTACCCCAACATTTTGAATAAAGATGATAAAATCTTAATCTTTACTTCAGATTTATCTCATCCTCAAGAAGTATTATCATCTCTAACGATAGAAAAAGCTTGTACTAATGAAAGTATAAACCCAATCAATGAAAATGAGACTATTCAGGATAATCACTCAGCTAAATTACTAGAAAATTTACTGCAAATTCCACCAGGAAGAGAACATTGGCGGCAATATGAAGATATTTGTATTAAAATCCTCAATTATGCATTTATTCCTCCCTTGCTTTTGCCAAAAATTCAATTCAAATCAGAAGATGGACTTGATAGGTTAGATGCTATCTATCCTATATCAAGTGGTGATCCAATTTGGGGTAGAATACAAATTCAATTTAAGACTAGGTATGTTGTAACAGAATTTAAAAATTATGTAAATCCTCCTGATCAAAAAGCTGTAGAGTCACTATCTCAATATTTATATATTCCTGGGTTACGTTCATTTGGTATTCTATGTAGTCGAAAAAAAGCAAGTGATTCAGCCTTAAAAGCAAGACGTAGAGCTTGGCTTGATGCTAATAAGTTAATAGTTATGCTGTGCGATCAGGATATGCAAGAAATATTAAGTCTTAAAGCTAATGATCAGAATCCAGCACAAGTAATTGACAGTCAAATTGATGATTTTTTCATGCATCTATGTCCATAA
- the mutL gene encoding DNA mismatch repair endonuclease MutL → MVSTIQALPTEVVYLITAGEVIDSLVAVVRELVENSLDAGATRIVVSLWPQLWRVRVADNGHGMNLDDLQQAATAHSTSKIHSSADLWKINSLGFRGEALHSLTTLANLEVLSRPLGGSEGWRINYNNEGEVTEVDFAAIAPGTVVTVNNLFANCENRRQGLPPTNQQLKAVQGIIQQIALCHPHVNYQVWQNDKEWFTICPALTVGKLIPQILTQVRQDDLHEVNLEIPNRENWSLHLVIGLPDRCHRHRPDWVKVAINGRIIKSPELEQTIFSAFHKTLPRDRYPVCFLHLTISPEQINWNRNPAKTEIYLNELPFWQEQITEAINKSLRISETNIKESVHTTRVSNLLKVAESKGEYNFNSQSSQNFQSNENQNYLKAIAQVSNTYIVAEHSGGMWLVEQHIAHERVLYEQLCDNWQLVPVETPIIIYQLSPAQVSQLQRIGLDIEPFGDKLWAVRNIPNMLKQREDAADAILELSWGGDLQTAQVAVACRSAIRNGTKMSLPEMQTLLDNWQQTRNPRTCPHGRPIYLSLQESALARFFRRNWVIGKSHGI, encoded by the coding sequence ATGGTATCTACTATTCAAGCTTTACCAACAGAAGTTGTATATTTAATTACGGCAGGAGAAGTAATTGATTCTTTGGTAGCTGTTGTCAGGGAGTTGGTGGAAAATTCTCTTGATGCTGGCGCAACGCGCATTGTTGTTTCTTTATGGCCGCAACTGTGGCGAGTTCGGGTGGCTGATAATGGTCATGGGATGAATTTGGATGATTTGCAACAAGCCGCAACTGCACATAGTACCAGTAAGATTCATTCTAGTGCAGACTTATGGAAGATTAACAGTTTGGGGTTTCGGGGTGAGGCTTTACATAGTTTAACAACTCTGGCAAATTTAGAAGTTTTAAGTCGTCCTTTAGGGGGAAGTGAAGGCTGGCGAATTAATTACAATAATGAAGGAGAAGTAACAGAAGTAGACTTTGCGGCGATCGCTCCTGGTACTGTCGTAACAGTTAATAATTTATTTGCTAACTGTGAAAACCGTCGTCAAGGTTTACCTCCAACAAATCAGCAATTAAAAGCTGTACAAGGGATAATTCAACAAATAGCTTTATGTCATCCTCATGTTAATTATCAAGTTTGGCAAAATGATAAAGAATGGTTTACGATTTGTCCCGCATTAACTGTGGGAAAACTGATTCCCCAGATTCTCACCCAAGTCCGACAAGATGATTTACATGAGGTGAATTTAGAAATCCCCAATCGGGAAAATTGGTCTTTGCATTTAGTGATAGGATTACCCGATAGATGTCATCGTCATCGTCCTGATTGGGTGAAAGTGGCAATTAATGGCAGAATAATTAAATCGCCGGAATTAGAACAGACAATATTTTCAGCTTTTCATAAAACATTACCACGCGATCGCTATCCTGTTTGTTTTTTACATTTAACTATTTCCCCTGAACAAATTAACTGGAATCGTAACCCTGCGAAAACAGAAATTTATCTGAATGAACTACCTTTTTGGCAAGAACAAATTACTGAAGCCATTAATAAATCATTGCGGATTTCGGAAACTAATATAAAAGAATCTGTTCACACAACCAGAGTTAGTAATTTATTAAAAGTAGCAGAATCTAAAGGTGAATATAATTTCAATTCTCAAAGTTCTCAAAATTTCCAAAGTAATGAAAATCAAAATTATTTAAAAGCTATTGCTCAAGTCAGTAATACTTATATTGTGGCTGAACATTCTGGAGGAATGTGGCTAGTAGAACAACATATAGCCCATGAACGAGTATTATATGAACAATTATGTGATAATTGGCAATTAGTCCCTGTGGAAACTCCAATTATTATTTATCAATTATCACCAGCGCAGGTTTCCCAATTACAACGGATTGGTTTAGATATTGAACCTTTTGGTGATAAACTTTGGGCAGTGCGAAACATCCCTAATATGTTAAAACAACGAGAAGATGCTGCTGATGCCATTTTAGAGTTAAGTTGGGGAGGAGATTTACAAACTGCTCAAGTTGCTGTTGCTTGTCGGAGTGCAATTCGCAATGGTACAAAAATGAGTTTACCAGAAATGCAGACCTTATTAGATAATTGGCAACAAACCCGCAACCCGCGTACCTGTCCTCATGGTAGACCAATTTATTTATCTTTGCAAGAATCGGCATTAGCGCGGTTTTTTCGCCGGAATTGGGTAATTGGGAAAAGTCATGGGATTTGA
- a CDS encoding Uma2 family endonuclease, whose amino-acid sequence MTFTTDIQEDQDLRPYPETSLPDHTQLPESDGTFVKNWQEHPQSILLTDSIQPVLQKLYPDSQYFIGQDLGIYWRITEPPEKGAEAPDWFYVPNVPPTLNGKTRRSYVLWQEFIAPSIVLEFVSGNGAEERDKTHWKGKFWIYEQVIRTPFYGIYEVNKASIEVYELIGGKYQLLAANERGHYSITPMGVELGLWHGEYQNAELPWLRWWDLQGNLLLTGEERAEQETQRANRLAAQLRALGIEPEA is encoded by the coding sequence ATGACTTTTACAACTGATATCCAGGAAGATCAAGACTTACGCCCTTATCCAGAAACCTCTCTTCCAGATCATACCCAACTACCAGAGTCGGACGGCACGTTTGTGAAAAATTGGCAAGAACATCCTCAAAGTATTCTCCTGACAGACTCTATTCAGCCTGTGTTGCAAAAACTTTATCCTGATAGTCAATATTTTATTGGACAGGATTTAGGTATTTATTGGCGTATTACTGAACCACCTGAGAAAGGTGCAGAAGCACCAGACTGGTTCTATGTTCCCAATGTACCACCTACCTTAAATGGTAAAACCCGACGCTCCTATGTCCTTTGGCAAGAATTTATTGCTCCATCAATTGTTTTAGAATTTGTTTCGGGGAATGGTGCAGAAGAACGAGATAAAACTCATTGGAAAGGTAAATTTTGGATTTATGAGCAGGTAATTCGTACTCCTTTTTACGGCATTTATGAAGTGAATAAAGCCAGTATAGAAGTTTATGAATTAATTGGTGGAAAATATCAGTTATTAGCAGCAAATGAACGAGGACATTATTCAATTACACCTATGGGTGTGGAGTTAGGTTTATGGCATGGAGAATATCAGAATGCGGAATTACCTTGGTTGCGGTGGTGGGATTTGCAAGGCAATTTGTTATTAACTGGTGAAGAAAGAGCCGAACAAGAAACACAAAGGGCAAATCGTTTGGCTGCACAATTACGGGCTTTGGGAATTGAACCAGAAGCGTAA
- a CDS encoding ATP-dependent helicase, with the protein MTNDQSPLTKLTENIATIRAQLRPGQTQMADWQSGPLAVSAVPGAGKSTGMAAAAAIAIARQYEYYLNTGNKDYKQLIVVTFTRSATANIKFKIRENLKKLSLPQTGFAVYTLHGLALIIASRHPHLSGLQLENATLITPNQSHKFIRTAVEQWIANDPEIYLRLLAGKQFDGEETEKLRRQSVLRTEVLPDLAYTVIHEAKSSGISPADLFKWSEQTSDKYGILKVAAGLYAQYQKIMQLQDFIDYDDMILGALKVLKNPSTCRIEQNKVFAVFEDEAQDSSPLQTDLLEILASQEFGDNLDKSALNLIRVGDPNQAINSTFTPADPIYFREFCEDCQTQDRLAEMDQAGRSTQIIIDAANFALEWVNNQDFVKTNHRQPPFRIQKIQPVNQENGNPEPVGQGLELYTPRDIHHTVELLSQRAIELFTENPQACAAILVRENRQGRWLAAALEPICKEHKIKLYDVGEKERRSHVPQEILSLLQFCDRPHSPDYLKATLDVLVERQLIPTQDINTLASLPEEFLYPSLLSAPQIEIVQKAAHLCRSLLRAYLELPFYQIISFFALTLKYDQAELATADKLAERVNLQIFGNSSMGAMILALSEIVSSERFESVEPENVEAQYTKAGQLTIITMHKAKGLDWDYVFLPFLHENLIPGRFWIPPQGQFLGDFTLSEVVRAQIRAGLHKKPIPDIPQAWEESKYLKIAEEYRLLYVAMTRAKKLLWMSAAQKAPFTWSKPENLQTSAPCPVFAALKRQFPR; encoded by the coding sequence ATGACTAATGACCAATCACCACTGACTAAATTAACAGAAAATATCGCCACCATTCGCGCCCAACTGCGCCCAGGACAGACACAAATGGCGGATTGGCAATCAGGTCCATTGGCGGTGTCTGCTGTGCCAGGGGCGGGCAAATCAACGGGAATGGCGGCAGCAGCAGCGATCGCTATTGCTCGTCAATATGAGTATTATTTAAATACTGGCAATAAGGATTATAAACAGTTAATTGTTGTCACCTTTACCCGTTCTGCAACTGCAAATATTAAATTTAAAATTCGGGAAAATTTAAAAAAATTATCTTTACCACAAACAGGATTTGCCGTTTATACTTTGCATGGTTTAGCCTTAATTATCGCTAGTCGTCATCCTCATTTATCCGGGTTACAGTTAGAAAATGCGACCTTAATTACACCGAATCAAAGTCATAAATTCATTCGGACAGCCGTAGAACAATGGATTGCTAATGATCCAGAAATTTATCTACGTTTACTTGCAGGAAAGCAATTTGATGGAGAAGAAACCGAAAAACTCCGTCGTCAGTCAGTGTTAAGAACGGAAGTATTACCAGATTTAGCTTATACGGTGATTCATGAAGCGAAAAGTTCAGGAATATCACCCGCAGATTTATTCAAGTGGAGTGAACAAACTTCAGATAAATATGGAATTTTGAAAGTCGCAGCCGGATTATATGCACAATATCAAAAAATCATGCAGTTGCAAGATTTCATTGATTACGATGATATGATTTTAGGGGCTTTAAAAGTTTTAAAAAATCCTAGTACCTGCCGGATTGAACAAAATAAAGTTTTTGCTGTTTTTGAAGATGAAGCTCAAGATTCTAGTCCCCTACAAACAGATTTATTAGAAATACTCGCTAGTCAAGAATTTGGAGATAACTTAGATAAATCAGCCTTAAATTTAATTAGAGTTGGTGATCCTAATCAAGCGATTAATTCCACTTTTACACCTGCTGACCCTATTTATTTTCGGGAATTTTGTGAAGATTGTCAAACTCAAGATAGACTGGCAGAAATGGATCAAGCTGGTCGTAGTACACAAATAATTATTGATGCGGCTAACTTTGCTTTAGAATGGGTAAATAATCAGGATTTTGTCAAAACTAATCATAGACAACCACCATTTAGAATTCAGAAAATTCAACCAGTTAATCAAGAAAATGGCAATCCTGAACCTGTGGGACAAGGTTTGGAACTTTATACTCCTAGAGATATTCATCATACAGTTGAATTACTTTCCCAAAGAGCAATTGAACTATTTACAGAAAATCCCCAAGCTTGTGCAGCGATATTAGTGCGAGAAAATCGTCAAGGAAGATGGTTAGCTGCGGCTTTAGAACCAATATGCAAAGAACATAAAATTAAACTTTATGATGTGGGAGAAAAAGAACGCCGTTCTCATGTTCCTCAAGAGATCTTATCATTATTACAGTTTTGTGATCGTCCCCATTCTCCCGATTATCTCAAAGCTACTTTAGATGTTCTCGTCGAACGGCAATTAATTCCGACTCAAGATATTAACACTCTAGCTAGTCTACCCGAAGAATTTTTATATCCAAGTCTTTTAAGCGCACCCCAAATAGAAATAGTCCAAAAAGCAGCTCATCTTTGTCGAAGTTTACTTAGGGCTTATTTAGAACTACCATTTTATCAAATAATTTCCTTTTTTGCCTTAACTTTAAAATATGATCAAGCAGAATTGGCTACTGCTGATAAACTTGCAGAACGGGTAAATTTGCAAATTTTTGGGAATAGTTCTATGGGGGCAATGATATTAGCTTTAAGTGAAATTGTCAGTTCCGAAAGATTTGAATCTGTAGAACCAGAAAATGTGGAAGCACAATATACTAAAGCCGGGCAATTAACAATTATTACCATGCACAAAGCCAAAGGGCTAGACTGGGATTATGTATTTTTGCCTTTTCTTCATGAAAATTTAATTCCTGGCAGATTTTGGATTCCCCCCCAAGGACAATTTTTAGGTGATTTTACTTTATCAGAAGTCGTCCGCGCCCAAATTCGTGCGGGACTTCACAAAAAACCTATACCTGATATTCCTCAAGCTTGGGAAGAATCAAAATACCTGAAAATCGCCGAAGAATATCGCTTACTTTATGTTGCCATGACTAGAGCCAAAAAACTTTTATGGATGTCTGCGGCTCAAAAAGCCCCCTTTACCTGGAGTAAACCGGAGAATTTACAAACATCAGCCCCTTGTCCAGTTTTTGCAGCTTTAAAACGGCAATTTCCGCGCTGA
- a CDS encoding adenosine deaminase, with protein MALYAELHRHLGGSVVPRVLWRYFQRHNTELISRFGEYAEFEDFYTRPRNTLDEYLELHTLVESVQTVATLPYFIYRLLRGAYIFENLAYLELRYTPYLRTPEHLSQEERIDKMAEIVDVVGKSSHVPEYPIVTSQILCMHSRLSFEVNKAIIDLAAQNREYVCAVDMAGGDRYYAQRMAEWISLYNYAHSLGINTTGHLYETKDGCYPELLPYLMRIGHGIQIPLLYPELLPEIARRGQCLEVCPTTYLKTGTLQDIRQLKLVFDRCFAAGVDIAICTDNAGLHNMRLPFEYENLLTYDIINFQQLKACQDAAFRHAFAWPHSQRPASLLTGLLK; from the coding sequence ATGGCTTTATATGCAGAATTACATCGGCATTTAGGTGGTTCCGTTGTCCCTCGTGTCCTATGGCGATATTTCCAGCGTCATAATACTGAGTTGATTTCTCGCTTTGGTGAATATGCAGAGTTTGAAGATTTTTATACTCGTCCTCGTAATACTTTGGATGAATATCTAGAATTGCATACTCTCGTAGAAAGTGTGCAAACGGTGGCAACTTTACCTTACTTTATTTACCGCTTATTACGCGGTGCATATATTTTTGAGAATTTGGCTTATTTGGAATTACGCTATACTCCCTATTTACGAACTCCTGAACATTTGAGTCAAGAGGAAAGAATTGATAAGATGGCGGAGATTGTAGATGTTGTGGGTAAATCTAGTCATGTACCCGAATATCCCATTGTTACTAGTCAAATTCTTTGTATGCACTCCCGTTTATCTTTTGAGGTAAATAAGGCAATTATTGATTTGGCGGCGCAAAATAGAGAATATGTCTGTGCGGTAGATATGGCTGGTGGCGATCGCTATTATGCCCAAAGAATGGCAGAATGGATCAGTTTATATAATTACGCCCATTCACTGGGTATTAACACCACGGGGCATCTTTATGAAACTAAAGATGGTTGTTATCCCGAATTGTTACCCTATTTAATGCGAATTGGTCACGGTATCCAAATTCCGCTTTTATATCCTGAATTGCTGCCAGAAATTGCCAGAAGAGGACAATGTTTAGAAGTTTGTCCGACAACTTACTTGAAAACAGGAACTTTACAGGATATTCGGCAACTCAAGTTAGTTTTTGACCGCTGTTTTGCAGCGGGAGTTGATATCGCTATTTGTACGGATAATGCGGGATTACATAATATGCGTCTCCCGTTTGAATATGAAAATCTTTTGACTTACGACATTATTAATTTTCAACAGTTAAAAGCTTGTCAAGATGCAGCTTTCCGCCATGCTTTTGCTTGGCCTCACAGTCAACGTCCAGCATCTTTGTTAACTGGGTTGTTGAAGTAG
- a CDS encoding pentapeptide repeat-containing protein: MRLQLLAAMALITPLFLANSVQAGSQKDLQKLLSTRECIQCNLSGLNLSGTHLIGADLRGANLQGANLTNANLEGADLTGANLAGANLTSAFVTNVNLKKANLNGANLTRATVNDSNVYQASMDNLNITDAGIYNTGIGIGGEDGAMFPDWD; the protein is encoded by the coding sequence ATGAGACTTCAACTATTAGCCGCCATGGCCTTGATAACTCCCCTGTTTCTAGCTAATTCAGTTCAAGCTGGAAGCCAAAAAGATTTACAGAAACTTTTGTCAACTAGAGAATGTATCCAGTGTAATCTATCAGGACTCAACCTCAGTGGCACTCATCTAATTGGTGCAGACTTGCGAGGCGCAAATCTTCAGGGTGCTAACCTTACAAATGCTAACTTAGAAGGTGCTGACTTGACCGGAGCAAACTTAGCAGGTGCTAACTTAACATCAGCCTTTGTTACCAACGTCAATTTGAAAAAAGCCAATTTAAACGGCGCAAATCTTACCCGCGCCACAGTCAATGATTCCAACGTCTATCAAGCATCAATGGACAATCTTAACATTACCGATGCTGGCATATATAACACAGGAATCGGTATTGGTGGCGAAGATGGAGCTATGTTCCCTGATTGGGATTAA